One Hyalangium gracile genomic window carries:
- a CDS encoding pentapeptide repeat-containing protein translates to MVDPNPISAVLDADLMKVATAVVGDALSLGLALKGGYSAFRGWMSERRNLRASSREANAVVEHLLAAQEASQKNDVPPAARRQVLLIMGAFADAWGRCRAYGFSDPDIDLGAIQDQFAARLQEHWTPAMAADHPNAAKQELYLRSLVGDPLRTPWYQALWKTLTDAAWDPPLLAPDRRRSFEQFFRLAYGTALAGHDGEEVRRYLEGLQGQRADAVRQLLVQDVAGWGARHVFGNVAHHEQLPYLPLAEMYVEPSALRTNGPSDRQTPRPVLGFLRELLQANRVVVVEADMGLGKSLTARRLALDLAREYLDSTAPGPTCYFPVFIRCADDLDAATVENMGLVAQRALHRQARQHLGLEFAEQEPAFSLPAGQRVLFIVDGFDEVVLGTSAQERMFDHLERMTSADWRCVVLSRPLVLPRSKIAKLGIPVLQLQPWSTEGAESQAGTWLSRWNFLARVPEKKASLSLEEIAARKLIELAQTPILLFMTAFTWDELGGGKVPRVALYETFFRQIARGKHEMDVRAEHGRVLDASKQLRDALLKQGIIGSKDEPRDAMLWLMSRAAWKAHCLANRKESLYRHHVEELVRDELELRIERDVVQTICGGLLLALQSDPEGEDHALLFGHKSFREYLVGRFWATQLRRILAAKGKERTKWMRVLLEGELLYEQEERAVDFLIEIVEYPSDAPRVIEGFIKSEREELFEWASEEFNDESQDFGKRDISSIEDDVRAPLRAAALAIGSMIDGPGIKAKGPRALRSLLAWFWVSGRSSIVHGSKLQHEAAELFNADLSGADLTDAQLTRSLLMGSNLTDANLSGSDLTGANLSRAHVFLAFLVGANLTEADLTRAILTGADLSGANLSGANLSGANLFEATLTEANLTGANLTGALLREADLTGALLREADLTGASMSGAKLRAAILEEAILTRTDLTKANLAGANLAGANLAEANLAEANLAEANLAEANLAGAILAEPDVGLHAIYSHKTRWPHSFDPRAAGARLAEDEAATES, encoded by the coding sequence ATGGTCGATCCCAACCCCATTTCCGCTGTGCTCGATGCGGATCTAATGAAGGTCGCTACGGCGGTCGTCGGTGATGCGCTGTCTCTCGGACTTGCGCTCAAGGGAGGATACAGTGCGTTCCGCGGATGGATGTCCGAGCGACGGAACCTGCGTGCTAGCTCTCGCGAGGCAAACGCGGTGGTCGAGCACCTCCTCGCCGCCCAAGAGGCGTCGCAGAAGAACGACGTCCCACCTGCGGCTCGGAGGCAAGTGCTCCTCATCATGGGCGCCTTCGCCGATGCCTGGGGACGGTGTCGCGCGTACGGCTTCTCCGATCCGGATATCGATCTCGGCGCCATCCAGGACCAGTTCGCGGCACGGTTGCAGGAGCACTGGACCCCGGCCATGGCCGCCGACCACCCCAACGCTGCCAAGCAGGAACTCTACCTGCGCAGCCTAGTTGGCGACCCACTCCGCACGCCCTGGTATCAAGCGCTCTGGAAAACTCTTACCGACGCCGCTTGGGATCCGCCGCTGCTCGCGCCAGACCGAAGGCGCAGCTTCGAGCAGTTCTTCCGGCTTGCCTACGGTACCGCGCTTGCGGGTCACGACGGCGAGGAGGTGCGCCGCTATCTTGAAGGCCTCCAGGGACAGCGCGCTGACGCAGTCCGGCAGTTGCTCGTACAGGACGTCGCCGGGTGGGGAGCCCGTCACGTGTTTGGCAACGTAGCTCATCACGAGCAACTACCGTATTTGCCGCTCGCCGAGATGTACGTCGAACCATCGGCGCTCCGTACCAACGGACCAAGTGATAGACAGACACCGCGTCCGGTCCTTGGATTCCTGCGAGAGCTACTTCAGGCCAATCGCGTCGTCGTGGTCGAGGCGGACATGGGGCTTGGCAAGTCGCTTACGGCACGGCGCCTAGCCCTTGATCTCGCGCGAGAGTATCTCGATTCCACCGCGCCTGGTCCTACTTGCTACTTTCCAGTGTTCATTCGTTGCGCCGACGATCTGGATGCAGCAACAGTCGAGAATATGGGCCTCGTCGCACAACGTGCCCTCCACCGACAGGCGCGTCAGCACCTCGGACTTGAGTTCGCAGAGCAGGAGCCTGCCTTCTCGCTACCCGCCGGCCAGCGTGTACTGTTCATTGTGGACGGCTTCGATGAGGTCGTGCTTGGCACGAGCGCACAGGAGAGGATGTTCGATCACCTTGAGCGCATGACCAGCGCTGACTGGCGCTGCGTCGTCCTGTCGCGACCGCTGGTGTTGCCGCGCTCCAAGATAGCGAAGCTCGGCATTCCCGTTCTACAACTGCAACCGTGGTCGACTGAAGGTGCGGAAAGCCAGGCCGGTACATGGCTCTCCCGGTGGAACTTCCTGGCCCGCGTACCAGAGAAGAAAGCAAGTCTTTCACTTGAGGAGATCGCTGCTCGCAAACTCATCGAGTTGGCACAGACCCCCATTCTCCTCTTCATGACTGCCTTCACCTGGGACGAACTCGGCGGAGGCAAAGTTCCCCGTGTCGCGCTCTACGAGACTTTCTTCCGCCAGATTGCCCGCGGCAAACACGAAATGGATGTGCGAGCCGAACATGGCCGGGTTCTCGATGCCTCGAAGCAGCTGCGTGATGCGCTGCTCAAACAGGGAATTATCGGCTCCAAGGATGAGCCTCGCGATGCGATGCTATGGCTCATGTCGCGCGCTGCCTGGAAGGCACATTGCTTGGCGAATCGGAAGGAGTCTCTGTACAGGCACCATGTCGAAGAGTTGGTGCGCGACGAACTCGAACTTCGCATCGAGCGTGATGTTGTCCAAACAATCTGTGGAGGTTTGCTCCTCGCGCTGCAGTCAGATCCGGAAGGGGAGGATCACGCGCTACTCTTCGGTCACAAGTCGTTCCGCGAATACCTTGTCGGGCGCTTCTGGGCCACACAACTCCGCCGCATCCTCGCAGCCAAAGGAAAGGAGCGCACAAAGTGGATGCGCGTCCTTCTCGAGGGTGAACTTCTATATGAGCAAGAGGAACGCGCAGTCGACTTCCTCATCGAGATTGTCGAATATCCGAGTGACGCACCCAGAGTAATCGAAGGCTTTATTAAGAGCGAGCGTGAAGAGCTTTTCGAGTGGGCGTCCGAGGAGTTCAACGACGAGTCGCAAGACTTCGGCAAGAGAGATATATCATCGATCGAGGATGACGTCCGAGCACCACTGCGCGCGGCTGCACTCGCCATCGGTAGCATGATTGATGGGCCCGGCATCAAGGCGAAAGGACCGCGTGCGTTACGGTCATTGCTCGCTTGGTTTTGGGTTTCTGGAAGAAGTTCAATAGTGCATGGAAGCAAGCTCCAACATGAGGCTGCAGAACTCTTCAATGCTGACCTGTCTGGAGCCGACCTTACTGACGCCCAGCTAACCCGTTCCCTTCTCATGGGTTCTAACCTCACTGATGCCAACCTCTCTGGGAGCGACCTCACTGGGGCCAACCTCTCTAGGGCCCACGTCTTCTTAGCTTTCCTCGTAGGGGCCAATCTCACTGAGGCCGACCTCACTAGGGCCATTCTTACTGGGGCCGACCTCTCTGGGGCCAACCTCTCTGGGGCCAACCTCTCTGGGGCCAACCTCTTTGAGGCCACCCTGACTGAGGCCAACCTGACTGGGGCCAACCTGACTGGGGCGCTCCTCCGTGAGGCCGACCTCACTGGGGCGCTTCTCCGTGAGGCCGACCTCACTGGGGCCAGCATGAGTGGTGCCAAGTTGCGTGCAGCCATCCTCGAGGAGGCCATCCTCACTAGAACTGATCTCACTAAGGCCAACCTCGCTGGAGCAAACCTCGCTGGAGCAAACCTCGCTGAAGCAAACCTCGCTGAAGCAAACCTCGCTGAAGCAAACCTCGCTGAAGCAAACCTCGCTGGAGCCATTCTGGCAGAGCCCGATGTGGGATTGCATGCGATCTACTCACACAAGACACGGTGGCCGCATTCTTTCGACCCGAGAGCTGCAGGCGCACGGCTTGCGGAGGACGAGGCTGCAACTGAGAGCTGA
- a CDS encoding valine--tRNA ligase, with the protein MDKSFEPSTIESKWYARWEASGCFKPTGQGTPYTIMLPPPNVTGTLHMGHAFQHTLQDALIRYHRMRGFDTLWQVGTDHAGIATEMVVARNLALENLTREGLGREKFIEKVWEWKQTSGNTITRQMRRLGTSGDWSRERFTMDEGLSKAVIETFVRLYEEGLIYRGQRLVNWDPVLKTAISDLEVVNEEEDGKLWSISYPLADGSGALVVATTRPETLLGDVAVAVHPEDERYTQWVGKRVKLPLTDREIPIIADAYVDKAFGTGCVKITPAHDFNDYAVGQRHSLPMINIFTPEATLNENAPEKYRGLDRYVARKAVLADLTAAGLLVEEKKHKLQVPRGDRTGQVIEPYLTSQWFVKMDSLAKRGLELVENGSVRFVPENWISTYRHWMGNIQDWCISRQLWWGHRIPAWYDASGGIFVGRDEAEVRARHGLAADVALTRDSDVLETWFSSALWSHGTLGWPDPELMRKYGYDRYLPTSVLVTGFDIIFFWVARMIMMTDHFTGKVPFRDVYITGLVRDHEGQKMSKAKGNILDPIDIIDGITLEALLAKRTSGLMQPQMAQKIEKATRKEFPNGIAAHGTDALRFTFASLATHGRDIKFDLKRAEGYKAFCNKLWNAARFALMNCEGFTASGSPTPKTDAERWILSRLARTVREVEAQFAAYRFDLVSQALYEFTWNEYCDWFLELAKPALTGGDSEEAHSTRHTLLFVLETTLRLLHPLIPFITEEIWHAVAPKLGLTGESISTQPYPEPKQFSGDYGRAEADIEWLKASVSQLRRIRSEMNISPTRPVPLLLQGGGAEDRERIQRFQAGLSFLARLESIAWLEGEAPASATAIVGELRLLMPLAGLIDLSAERARLEKEMKRLEGDIAKCNTKLGSETFVNNAPAAVVAQERQRLTDWTQQLATLREQHRRLGA; encoded by the coding sequence ATGGACAAGAGCTTCGAACCGAGCACCATCGAATCGAAGTGGTACGCGCGATGGGAGGCCAGCGGCTGCTTCAAGCCCACCGGCCAGGGCACGCCCTACACCATCATGCTGCCGCCGCCGAACGTCACCGGCACCCTGCACATGGGCCACGCCTTCCAGCACACGTTGCAGGATGCGCTCATTCGTTACCACCGCATGCGCGGCTTCGACACCCTCTGGCAGGTCGGCACCGACCATGCAGGCATCGCCACGGAGATGGTGGTCGCGCGCAACCTGGCGCTCGAGAACCTGACCCGCGAGGGGCTCGGCCGCGAGAAGTTCATCGAGAAGGTGTGGGAGTGGAAGCAGACGTCGGGCAACACCATCACCCGGCAGATGCGCCGCCTGGGCACCTCCGGGGACTGGAGCCGCGAGCGCTTCACCATGGACGAGGGCCTGAGCAAGGCCGTCATCGAGACCTTCGTGCGCCTGTACGAGGAGGGCCTCATCTACCGAGGCCAGCGCCTGGTGAACTGGGATCCGGTCCTCAAGACGGCCATCTCCGACCTGGAGGTGGTCAACGAGGAGGAGGACGGCAAGCTCTGGTCCATCTCCTACCCGCTCGCGGACGGCAGCGGCGCGCTGGTCGTGGCGACCACGCGCCCGGAGACGCTGCTGGGCGATGTGGCGGTGGCGGTGCACCCGGAGGACGAGCGCTACACGCAGTGGGTGGGCAAGCGGGTGAAGCTGCCGCTGACGGACCGGGAGATTCCCATCATCGCCGACGCCTACGTCGACAAGGCCTTCGGCACCGGCTGCGTGAAGATCACCCCGGCGCACGACTTCAATGACTACGCGGTCGGCCAGCGGCACTCGCTGCCGATGATCAACATCTTCACCCCGGAGGCGACGCTCAACGAGAACGCGCCGGAGAAGTACCGCGGGCTCGATCGCTACGTGGCCCGCAAGGCCGTGCTGGCGGACCTCACCGCGGCCGGGCTGCTGGTCGAGGAGAAGAAGCACAAGCTCCAGGTGCCCCGAGGAGACCGCACCGGTCAGGTCATCGAGCCGTATCTGACGAGCCAGTGGTTCGTGAAGATGGACTCACTGGCGAAGCGCGGGCTCGAGCTGGTGGAGAACGGCTCCGTGCGCTTCGTGCCGGAGAACTGGATCAGCACGTACCGGCACTGGATGGGCAACATCCAGGACTGGTGCATCAGCCGGCAGCTCTGGTGGGGTCACCGCATCCCCGCCTGGTACGACGCCTCCGGAGGAATCTTCGTCGGCCGCGACGAGGCCGAGGTCCGCGCCCGGCACGGGCTCGCGGCGGACGTGGCCCTCACCCGTGACAGCGACGTGCTCGAGACGTGGTTCAGCTCGGCGCTGTGGTCCCACGGCACGCTCGGCTGGCCCGACCCGGAGCTGATGCGCAAGTACGGCTACGATCGCTACCTGCCCACGTCCGTGCTGGTGACGGGCTTCGACATCATCTTCTTCTGGGTGGCCCGGATGATCATGATGACGGACCACTTCACGGGGAAGGTGCCCTTCCGGGACGTGTACATCACGGGCCTGGTGCGAGACCACGAAGGGCAGAAGATGTCCAAGGCCAAGGGCAACATCCTCGATCCGATCGACATCATCGATGGCATCACGCTCGAGGCGCTGCTCGCCAAGCGCACCAGCGGCCTGATGCAGCCGCAGATGGCGCAGAAGATCGAGAAGGCGACGCGCAAGGAGTTCCCCAACGGCATCGCGGCCCACGGCACGGATGCGCTGCGCTTCACCTTCGCCTCGCTCGCGACGCATGGCCGCGACATCAAGTTCGACCTCAAGCGGGCCGAGGGCTACAAGGCCTTCTGCAACAAGCTCTGGAACGCGGCGCGCTTCGCGCTGATGAACTGCGAGGGCTTCACGGCCTCGGGAAGCCCCACTCCGAAGACGGACGCCGAGCGCTGGATCCTCTCGCGCCTGGCACGCACCGTGCGCGAAGTCGAAGCCCAGTTCGCCGCGTACCGCTTCGACCTGGTCTCGCAGGCGCTGTACGAGTTCACCTGGAACGAGTACTGCGACTGGTTCCTCGAGTTGGCCAAGCCGGCGCTCACGGGCGGAGACAGCGAGGAGGCCCACAGCACGCGTCACACGCTGCTGTTCGTGCTGGAGACCACGCTGCGGCTGCTGCACCCGTTGATCCCCTTCATCACGGAGGAGATCTGGCACGCCGTCGCACCGAAGCTCGGCCTCACGGGTGAGTCGATCAGCACGCAGCCCTATCCGGAGCCGAAGCAGTTCAGCGGCGACTACGGCAGGGCCGAGGCGGACATCGAGTGGCTCAAGGCGTCCGTCTCGCAGCTGCGGCGCATCCGCAGCGAGATGAACATCTCGCCGACCCGGCCCGTCCCTCTGCTCCTGCAAGGAGGCGGCGCCGAGGATCGCGAGCGCATTCAGCGCTTCCAGGCGGGGTTGAGCTTCCTCGCCCGCCTCGAGTCCATCGCCTGGCTCGAGGGCGAAGCGCCCGCCTCGGCCACCGCGATCGTCGGTGAGCTGAGGCTGTTGATGCCGCTGGCCGGGCTGATCGATCTATCGGCCGAGCGAGCCCGGCTGGAGAAGGAGATGAAGCGCCTGGAGGGCGATATCGCGAAGTGCAACACCAAGCTCGGGAGCGAGACCTTCGTCAACAACGCCCCTGCGGCGGTGGTGGCCCAGGAGCGCCAACGTCTGACGGACTGGACCCAGCAGCTGGCCACGCTGAGGGAGCAGCATCGCCGGCTTGGCGCCTGA
- a CDS encoding CBS domain-containing protein, whose translation MPTFVRDLMLKNVAVLPPRATLREAAASMARSRRGLLVIADAERVHGLLTMRRLILGAEAAAQGFPIHGVGDLANSRFVLTHEDERLTQLSTRMVRAGTGRAVVVDEDGQVLGVVTTLELARAERRRRRLRSVELSSEDSFPASDPPSWTGAVAG comes from the coding sequence ATGCCCACGTTCGTTCGCGACCTGATGCTCAAGAACGTCGCCGTCCTCCCCCCTCGGGCCACGCTGCGCGAAGCGGCGGCGTCCATGGCTCGCTCGCGCCGAGGCCTCCTCGTCATCGCGGATGCGGAGCGAGTCCACGGACTGCTGACGATGCGTCGGCTCATCCTGGGCGCCGAGGCTGCTGCCCAGGGGTTCCCCATCCATGGGGTGGGTGATCTGGCCAACAGCCGCTTCGTCCTCACACACGAGGACGAGCGCCTCACGCAGCTCTCCACACGCATGGTGCGCGCCGGCACAGGCCGGGCCGTTGTCGTTGACGAGGACGGGCAGGTGCTCGGCGTCGTGACGACGCTGGAGCTCGCACGAGCGGAGCGACGGCGGCGGCGGCTTCGTTCCGTGGAACTCTCGTCCGAAGACTCGTTCCCTGCAAGTGACCCTCCCTCGTGGACGGGCGCCGTGGCTGGCTGA
- the rnk gene encoding nucleoside diphosphate kinase regulator yields the protein MTRNPRIFISRSDFNRLQRLLDQQGDGRDAPLAERLDQELARAEVVEQVPPGVVAMNSTVLFEEEETGTRRQIKLCYPQEARSEEGCISVLAPIGSALLGLSEGQRIEWEVPGGRRRLRIVAVPGQPQAPKRPAA from the coding sequence ATGACCCGGAATCCGCGAATCTTCATCAGCCGTTCGGACTTCAACCGCCTCCAGCGCCTCCTCGACCAGCAGGGGGATGGGCGCGACGCGCCCCTCGCGGAGCGTCTGGACCAGGAACTCGCCCGCGCAGAGGTGGTGGAGCAGGTGCCACCCGGCGTCGTGGCGATGAACAGCACCGTGCTCTTCGAGGAGGAAGAGACGGGCACGCGCCGCCAGATCAAGCTCTGCTACCCCCAGGAGGCGCGCTCCGAGGAGGGCTGCATCTCCGTCCTCGCGCCCATTGGCAGCGCGCTGCTCGGGCTCTCCGAGGGACAGCGCATCGAGTGGGAGGTCCCGGGTGGCCGTCGGCGGCTGCGCATCGTCGCGGTGCCCGGACAGCCCCAGGCCCCCAAACGGCCCGCGGCATGA
- a CDS encoding IS1380 family transposase has protein sequence MKTERNAKQVEFDSVGRRKWVAAFDGEHISSDGGLALLHRTDQRFGLMKKFAECFKDMRKPELIEHTVEELVRQRVFGIACGYEDLVDHATLRNDPLLAAVVGKAEPQKQSLASPSTLNRLELTPEDATAEARYRKVVYDGPAIENFFVDAFLDAHRQPLKEVVLDLDATDDPIHGTQEGRFFHGYYGNYCYLPLYIFAGDFLLCAKLRTSDADAAAGSLEQVQRIVSRLRERWPTTRILLRADSGFARDELMTWCEHNGVDFVFGLAKNTRLEAMIRGDLMLVQAVSRQERKGAPVRAYRELCYRTLDSWTRQRRVVAKAEWLEDKFNPRFVVTSLRPEQFGARALYEQLYCARGDMENRIKEQQLGLFADRTSAHTLRANQLRLWFASVAYVLLNLLRHFGLKGTEMERAQAGTLQLKLLKVAAIVRVSVRRVALSLSAAAPVRELFARVAEQLREVPTPS, from the coding sequence GTGAAAACAGAGCGTAACGCGAAGCAGGTCGAGTTCGACAGCGTGGGAAGGAGGAAGTGGGTGGCGGCGTTCGACGGGGAGCACATCTCGTCGGATGGAGGGCTGGCGTTGTTGCACCGGACGGACCAGCGGTTCGGCCTCATGAAGAAGTTCGCCGAGTGCTTCAAGGACATGAGAAAGCCGGAGTTGATTGAGCACACGGTGGAAGAGCTCGTTCGCCAGCGCGTGTTCGGCATCGCGTGCGGCTACGAGGACTTGGTGGACCACGCGACGCTGAGAAACGACCCGCTGCTTGCGGCCGTGGTGGGCAAGGCGGAGCCCCAGAAGCAGTCGTTGGCCAGCCCGAGCACGCTCAACCGGCTGGAGCTGACGCCTGAGGACGCGACGGCCGAGGCGCGCTACCGCAAGGTGGTTTACGACGGCCCGGCCATCGAGAACTTCTTCGTCGATGCGTTCCTGGATGCGCACCGTCAGCCGCTCAAAGAAGTGGTGCTGGACCTGGATGCGACAGACGACCCGATTCACGGCACGCAGGAGGGCCGCTTCTTCCACGGCTACTACGGCAACTACTGCTACCTGCCGCTCTACATCTTCGCGGGCGACTTCCTGCTGTGCGCCAAGCTGCGCACCTCCGACGCCGACGCCGCCGCAGGCTCGCTGGAGCAAGTGCAGCGCATCGTCTCGCGCCTGCGCGAGCGCTGGCCCACCACGCGCATTCTGCTGCGTGCGGACTCCGGCTTCGCTCGGGATGAGCTCATGACCTGGTGCGAGCACAATGGCGTCGACTTCGTGTTCGGTCTGGCCAAGAACACCCGGCTGGAAGCCATGATACGCGGGGACCTGATGCTGGTGCAGGCTGTCTCCCGCCAGGAGCGCAAAGGCGCTCCGGTGCGCGCGTACCGGGAACTGTGCTACCGCACGCTGGACTCCTGGACGCGTCAGCGCCGCGTCGTCGCCAAAGCAGAGTGGCTCGAGGACAAATTCAACCCACGCTTCGTGGTGACTTCCTTGCGCCCCGAGCAGTTTGGGGCCCGGGCTCTGTACGAGCAGCTCTACTGCGCCCGCGGCGACATGGAGAACCGCATCAAGGAGCAGCAACTGGGTCTGTTCGCCGACCGGACCAGCGCCCACACCCTGCGCGCCAACCAACTGCGCCTCTGGTTTGCTTCCGTGGCCTACGTGCTGCTGAACCTGCTGCGCCACTTCGGCCTGAAGGGCACCGAGATGGAGCGGGCCCAGGCGGGCACCCTCCAACTGAAGCTGCTCAAGGTGGCCGCCATCGTCCGCGTCAGCGTCCGCCGCGTCGCGCTCTCGCTGAGCGCGGCGGCGCCGGTGCGCGAGCTCTTCGCACGCGTCGCCGAACAGCTCCGCGAAGTTCCCACTCCCTCCTGA
- a CDS encoding LytR/AlgR family response regulator transcription factor, which translates to MRVLIVDDEEPARSRLRRMLEAVAGVEVVGEAGDGHEALRQVEVLQPELLLLDIRMPGLDGLTLAQRYTDLPPLIFVTAYDEHAVQAFEVNAVDYLLKPVRPERLAAAMERARQRQLATRESVSRALEAVRPAGASTRVVTSTPGAIRFFDARDITRFWAADKYTLFQADGAEQVTEESLSALEERLRGLGFLRVHRGELVHMGSIKALRTVEGSFAVELRDGQVARVSRRLLSAVKEGLGLSGAPG; encoded by the coding sequence ATGAGGGTCCTCATCGTGGATGACGAGGAACCGGCGCGCAGCCGTCTGCGCCGCATGCTCGAGGCGGTGGCCGGGGTGGAGGTGGTGGGCGAAGCTGGGGACGGCCATGAGGCCCTGCGCCAGGTGGAGGTGCTCCAGCCGGAGCTGCTGCTGCTGGACATCCGCATGCCGGGGCTGGACGGGCTGACCCTCGCGCAGCGCTACACGGACCTTCCACCGCTGATCTTCGTCACCGCCTATGACGAGCACGCGGTGCAGGCGTTCGAGGTGAACGCCGTGGACTACCTGCTCAAACCGGTGCGCCCGGAGCGGCTGGCCGCGGCGATGGAGCGCGCACGTCAGCGCCAGCTGGCGACCCGGGAGTCTGTCTCCCGAGCGCTGGAGGCGGTGCGGCCGGCGGGGGCCTCGACGCGCGTCGTCACCAGCACGCCCGGGGCGATCCGCTTCTTCGACGCGCGCGACATCACCCGCTTCTGGGCGGCGGACAAGTACACGCTCTTCCAGGCGGACGGAGCGGAGCAGGTGACGGAGGAGTCCCTGAGCGCCCTGGAGGAGCGCCTGCGCGGGCTGGGCTTCCTGCGAGTGCATCGGGGGGAGCTGGTGCACATGGGCAGCATCAAGGCACTGCGCACCGTGGAGGGCTCGTTCGCGGTGGAGCTGCGGGACGGCCAGGTCGCGCGCGTCAGCCGCCGTCTGCTGTCGGCGGTGAAGGAGGGGCTCGGGCTGAGTGGCGCTCCGGGGTGA
- a CDS encoding DUF421 domain-containing protein — protein sequence MTIFAWSVALDALAYRFPALAPLLKSRPVPLIRDGQINQRALRREFMNREELMAELRMHGVTDVKDVARAYLEPSGMISVIRADRKEADSPAKPHAIG from the coding sequence GTGACCATCTTCGCCTGGAGCGTGGCGCTTGATGCGCTAGCCTACCGGTTTCCGGCCCTCGCGCCGCTGCTCAAGTCCCGGCCCGTGCCGCTGATCCGGGACGGGCAGATCAACCAGCGCGCGCTCCGCCGTGAGTTCATGAATCGTGAGGAGCTGATGGCGGAGCTCCGGATGCATGGAGTCACGGACGTGAAGGACGTCGCCCGCGCCTACCTCGAGCCAAGTGGGATGATCAGTGTCATCCGCGCGGACCGCAAAGAGGCTGACTCGCCCGCGAAGCCGCACGCCATCGGCTGA
- a CDS encoding sensor histidine kinase produces the protein MPREMVWLYPISALAAAPLLKHELFSVPLDVALEMLVTAFIPWVVLAPTFHLLYRWVMPGLLRRLRSPVARGALHLAVTFVVAIGIGWLMRPGMSRYGGSPNGSLHFYVTCVIISGAVLFPALIVQRLRNRAVLSERMAQAERQAALQAQIEALHARIHPHFFFNTLNAVASFIPRDPELAERTLERLADLFRYALESSKTRMVPLRREVDMVRDYIAIQQARYGSRLKVELEFDEGSAGFQVPPLLLQPLVENAILHGLANRQEVHVSIRVRLDEDRVTLAVEDDGPGPGASEHRGTQTSVRDLRERVRLVYGERGAFKLEPASRGGCRALLALPLGGMA, from the coding sequence TTGCCACGGGAGATGGTGTGGCTCTACCCGATCAGCGCGCTCGCCGCCGCGCCGCTGCTCAAGCACGAGCTCTTCTCCGTGCCCCTGGACGTCGCGCTCGAGATGCTGGTGACCGCCTTCATCCCCTGGGTCGTGCTGGCGCCCACCTTCCACCTCCTCTACCGCTGGGTGATGCCAGGACTGCTCCGGCGGCTCCGGAGCCCGGTGGCGAGGGGCGCCCTGCACCTGGCGGTCACCTTCGTCGTGGCCATCGGGATTGGCTGGCTGATGAGGCCGGGGATGAGCCGGTATGGCGGCAGTCCGAACGGCTCGCTCCATTTCTACGTGACGTGCGTCATCATCTCCGGGGCCGTCCTCTTCCCAGCGCTCATCGTCCAGCGGCTGCGCAACCGAGCGGTCCTCAGCGAGCGCATGGCGCAGGCCGAGCGTCAGGCGGCGCTGCAGGCCCAGATCGAGGCGCTGCATGCGCGCATCCACCCCCACTTCTTCTTCAACACCCTCAACGCGGTGGCCAGCTTCATCCCTCGGGATCCCGAGCTCGCGGAGCGCACGCTCGAGCGACTGGCGGATCTGTTCCGCTATGCCCTGGAGAGCTCGAAGACGCGCATGGTGCCGCTGCGGCGCGAGGTGGACATGGTGCGCGACTACATCGCCATCCAGCAGGCGCGCTATGGCTCGCGACTGAAGGTGGAGCTGGAGTTCGATGAGGGCTCGGCCGGCTTTCAGGTGCCGCCGCTGCTGCTGCAGCCGCTGGTGGAGAACGCCATCCTCCACGGCCTGGCCAACCGGCAGGAGGTCCACGTGAGCATCCGCGTGCGGCTCGATGAGGACCGAGTCACCCTGGCCGTGGAGGACGACGGTCCGGGGCCGGGCGCCTCGGAGCACCGAGGCACCCAGACGAGCGTGAGGGATCTCCGAGAGCGGGTGCGGCTGGTCTATGGCGAGCGGGGAGCCTTCAAGCTGGAGCCAGCATCCAGGGGTGGATGCAGAGCGCTGCTCGCTCTGCCCCTGGGAGGCATGGCATGA